The Dyadobacter sandarakinus DNA window CTGCCGCCTGGCGTACTTTCCAGGGATTACTGGAAGAAAAAGGCCATAAAAACGATGCAGCCGCACAACATGAGTACCTTCTGGCCATCAAAGCATCCTACGACGACCAGTATACCAAGGAATATCACGCCATGGCGTATGCCGGCCTTGCACGTATTGCCTCGCGCGCCAACAACAAGGCCAAGGCCAAAGAGTATTACAAAAAGTGCCTCGATAAAGCCGAGTACCGTGCGCTCATCCGCGAAGCGAAGGCGTACAAATAAGGATCAGCGTGGAAACCGGCTGGCATCCAGGCCCGGAATAATGCGTAGCGCATTTTTGTAGTAAACCTTTTTGAGTACCTCGTCAGGTAAGCCCATACCGTACATGCGCCAGAATGCGTGGTACTTTTTGTGGTAAGGAAAATACTCATCCTCGGTTTCCAAAACCCTGAAATACGTCGTATACTCCGCTGGAACCCAGCTGTCTTTTCCGAACAGGATGCGGTCCTGGTACTTCTCGAAAAACTTACGGGCTGTGCGGGGCTGCCTTCCCAGCTCTGCGATCACCGCTCCGATTTCCACATACATGTTTGGAAAAGCGATCATCAGACTGTCCAGTTTTTTCAGGTGATTGGGGTACCAGCCCATATGTGCATTGATAAATGTCGTCTTTGGATTGGTACGGAATACGTGGTGCTGCTCGGCAATCAGGGAGTCAAACGGTACCGGATCATTGGGTCCGCGGCGGCGTCCGGGATGGGTTTTCAGTTCGAGCCAGCGTTCATTATAACGGTCCATCGGATCCCAGAATGAGGGTACGTCCGCCGTGTGGATCAAAACAGGAATGCCTAGCTCGCCACACTTTTTCCATACCGGCTGCAAACGTACGTCACTTACCGCCACGCGGTTACCCTTATCATCCTTGATTCCGGCAAATCCCAGGCTTTTGTAGATTTTAAGACCGCACGCGCCGGACTTCACATCGTCTTCCAGCTGCTTCACCGCCCGCTCGGTCCAGCCTTTTTCACCGAAATTCTTGAATGTAAGATTGGTAAAAACCGCAATTCTCTTAGGCTGTGTCCGGCGGATATTTTCTACCGAGCCTTTCAAGGTTGCGGTACCTTCCTCCCACTCCTGCGACCAGCCGCGTCCGCTGAGATTGATCATGATGCCCATGTTCAGGCTGTCCATCTCGGCGGTCAGCGCATTGAGGTCCTGGGTAGGCATCTGATACTGGTGATTGTGTACGTCGATAAATGGAAATTTGGCACGTTTCAGCAGGTGCTCCTCCACTTTCAGCGTGGATATGGGATCGTACTCCTCAAATCCGAGCGGCTCGGTAGCCACGGGGGACTGTTGTGCAAAGGCCGGCATCGCCAGTGCCAGCATCAGAAAGGTGGTAAACAGTTTTTTCATAGGAAAGGCCAGGTTTGTCGGCTATATATGGAATGAAGCAGCTCCGGGAACATATATCAACGCCACACAATGTGCCGCAATCCCCTCTTCTCTTCCTACAAATCCAATATGCTCCGAAGTGGTCGCTTTGATGGAAAGCTGGTCTTCGTCCAGCCGGATCACTTTGGAAAGGCAGGCCTTCATGGCAGGAATATGCGGGTTCAGCTTCGGATTCTGCAATACAACGGTCACGTCTATATTCCCCACCTCATACCCTTTTTCCCGCACCATTTCGAGTACGCGCGCCAGCAGGACTTTACTGTCTGCACCTTTCCATTGAGGATCTTTATCCGAAAAATGATAGCCGATATTACGAAGGTTGGCCGCTCCCAGCAGCGCATCGCAGATTACATGGCACACGACATCGGCATCCGAATGCCCTCTGGCACCATGTGTATGCGGTATCAGTATACCTCCCAGCCAGAATGGCCGCCCTTCTTCCAGCTGGTGCACATCGTAGCCCTGCCCTACCCGGAAAGCAAACATTCTCGATCAGTTTTTGTGATTTAAAAAATGCAATAAAAGAAATATAAGGCATTCGGGCAATGCAGTGACGGGCACCGCAGCTGTGTTTTACAACAAAAAAGCCGGCAGGGGCCGGCTTGCAAAAGCTATTTATGAAGTTCCGTCTGCGCTTTCAGGCGGTTGAGCTCGTCCTGCACATGCTGTGACTTGAAATAAAAGTACAGGCCGGCAATCAGGAAAATCTTGGAAAGTATAAAAACAGCGATGAAGGCCGGACGCCAGTATTTATGCACTTTGATATGCGTATCATTAACCTCAATCTCGTGGTACCGGGCATTTCCGTTTAACGGACCAGCGTCGGCGGACTGAAATTCGTGCTTCGGCTTGCCTGCATTTTTCTGCGGGCTGCGTAATGCAATCACCTCGCGCAGGGGTGCCGGTGGAATCACGGATTTTCCATTGAAATACGCTCTCACATTCGACTCAATATCTGCCAGGTAATCATTGAACTGACTGTCAGTCAATGCTCTTTCACGAACCAGCTCCTGCTCCTCCTTACTTGCAAAGCCGAGCAGGAATGATTCAACAAGACCACTTTTTATCAAATCCTGGGTGCTCAACTTACTCGCTGTTTAAGGTGTGCCGGGTGATTTAAAAAACTCATGAAAAGAACGCAGTACCTCGGATTTCGAGATCGATAATTTCTCGGCTACCTCGTCGGGTGTGAAGCCCTGCCTGAATGCCAGGTCAAAAATCTGCTGCGGCGACCTTTCGGGCATGCCGGCGATCTTGTCGGGCTCAGGATTGAGTGCCATCAGCTTGCGCCTGGCTTCCACGGCTTTGGCCCGGGCCAGCTTGATCACACACACTGCAAAGGTAAACGGATAACTGTTGCACGCCTGCAACTGAGGTGAAGAAAATACATTTACCAATACTTCCTGCGCCAGGTGTGGCTGGGGAATGATCTGCAAAATGATCCCATAAGCCATCGCACCAAACTGGTCGTAGACTTCTACCGAGGTGAGATTGCGGCCGCGACCAGCCACTGCCGGGTGCCCGCCGCCGATACGTTCTAAATCATTCATACACTACAATTAATTATAGTCAAATTTGTTGGAGGTAAGCCAAAGTGTATTGAATTCCCGGCAGCTTTCGCAAAACTTTGTGCTGCGTAAGAGTAAATTTAATAGAATAACCTTACAAAGTATCAACAAAGAACTACGTAGTAGAAATATTTTGATGAACAAACGTACAATAGTAAGTAGTATGGCTGTCATATTTGATATGGACGGCGTCATCTGTCATACCAACCCGTATCACTCGCAGGCTTTCAGGGAATTTTTTTCCAAAAGGAACCTCTCCCCTACCGATGAGGACTTTGCGCAGCATATGTTTGGGAAAAGTAACAGCTATATTCTGAGCCATTTTCTGGAAAGGGTGATAGAGGGTAAAGAGTTACTGAAGCTTGAAGATGAAAAAGAAAGCCTTTTCCGACAACTCTATGAGCCGCATGTTGATCCTGTGGCTGGTTTCGTGCGGTTTATTGAAGACCTGCATACCCATGATGTGCAGCTGGGCGTAGCAACCTCGGCTCCCCGCGCGAACCTGGACCTTATCCTCAGCCGTGTGCCGGTGCGCAGCTACCTGGGCTCCATCCTGGCCAGTGAAAATGTAAAAAAGCACAAGCCCGATCCCGAAGTATACCTCACGTCGGCGCGCAACCTGGGTGTGAGTCAGGACCGGTGTGTTGTATTTGAAGATTCGTTTTCGGGTGTGACTGCGGGCCTCAATGCAGGAATGCATGTAGTAGGCGTACTAACATCGCACAGCCGGGATGAGCTGCCGCCCTGCCACCTTTACATTGAAGATTATACGCAACTCGATTACCAGGCCATAGCTGCATTACTTTAATCCTTGTTGCAGGCATTGGGCGGGCGCCAGCATTTGGCGAAATTTGCAGTTTGAAAAAGTAAATAAGGCTACATTTACCCTTGCTAAGCTGTAACAAAAACTACCTGAACAACATTTTAAACGAGACGCTATGAACCCTAAGGCAATTTTACTGGCTGCTGTATGTTCCGCTTCATTCCCTTTTGCCGCGGAGGCGCAGCATACGCTTACCAAGATATGGTCCACCGACACGACGCTTCCTGTTCCTGAATCCGTGTTGTACAGCCAGGCAGACAAGGCACTGTATGTAGCCCAGATTGACGGAAAGGCAGCTGAAAAGGACGGAAAGGGTGCGATTGGCAAAGTAGGTCTGGATGGTAAAATTATTTCCAAAGACTGGGTCAGCGGCCTCCATGCACCCAAGGGTATGGGCCAGACTGCCGGTAAACTTTATGTGGCGGATGTTACTGACATTGTTGAGATCGACATCCAGTCAGGTAAAATCCTGAACAAGTACCCGGTGGAAGATTCCAAGTTCCTGAATGACCTGACGATTGATGCCAAAGGGAACATTTACGTTTCCGACTCGCAGACCAAAAAAGTGCATTTGCTGAAAAACGGAAAGGTGACTACCTACTATGAAAACCTGACCGGACCAAACGGATTGCTTGCACTGGGCACCGATCTGCTGATTCTGGATTCGGGTTCGCTCAAAAAACTGACAGCCTCCAAAGAGATAAGCGTAATTGCAGAAGGTATGGACAAAAGCACCGACGGCATTGAGCAGGTCAAACGCGGTGAGTACCTGGTTTCGTCGTGGGCAGGAATTATTTATTATGTAAAATCAGACGGCAGCACTGAAAAACTGCTTGATACGACTGCTGAGCAGTCTAATACGGCCGATATTGGCTATGATCCGGCCAAAAAAATCGTGTATGTTCCTACATTCATGAAAAACAGTGTTGTAGCGTATCAGCTAAAATAAATATATTTATAACCTGAAACCTAAAATAAAAAACTAAGGCGTTTCCATGGACATTTTTGTTGGGAGTCTTTCTTTTAAGTTAAAAGAAAGCGAACTGCGTGAGGCTTTCGAGAAATACGGCAATGTGAGCTCCGCGAAGATCATCATTGACAAGATTACGCGTCAAAGCAAAGGCTTCGGTTTTGTAGAAATGCCGAACGAAGAAGAGGCCCGTATGGCTATCAGCCAGCTAAACGGCGCGGAGATGTACGGAAGACCATTGGTAGTAAACGAATCCCAGAAAAGAGAATCCAGAGGGGATAGCGGAGCGCCAAGGGGAGATGTTAAGCGGGAAGGATTTAACAGGCCACGCCCGTCTAACGACGATAACCGCGGATCTGGCAACTACGGCGGCGGTGGCTCGTTCAACAACAACACGGGCACAGGCAGTGCACCCAATCGTTACGCGAGTGACCGCAGCGCACCTGCGCGGCCTGCGTCTGCCGGTGACCGGGATGGTGACGACAGTCCGGCTCCGACAGGAGGCGGATTTGACCGGGGAGCTGTTGGAGGCGCTGGCGGCAATGGATTTGCACCCCGTACACCGGGGCATGATCGTTCCCGTAACGATCGGAGTCACGGAGGAGGGCACAACGACCGCGGTGGCCAACATAGCAAGTCTAAGTACGACGACCGTGGAAAAGGTGAGTACGTCCGGAAGGGAGGCGGCGGTTCCAAGAAAAGCTACGAACGTTATCTGAACGAAGACGAAGACGATCTTTACTGAGATCCGAAGAATTTATAAAAGCGGCAAAGTATTTCGGTTGAAATGCTTTGCCGCTTTTTTTATTTCCTGAAAATGAAATAGACGGCAAGTACCAGGAAAACAAATCCAACCAGGTGATTCCACCGGAAGGTCTCTGTTTTAAAAAACAGCAACGTGAAGATCGTAAAGATCACGAGTGTGATTACTTCCTGGATTACTTTGAGCTCCATTAATGAAAATGGTCCCCCATTTTCCTTGAAACCGATCCGGTTAGCCGGGACCTGAAAGCAGTATTCAAATAATGCGATCCCCCAGCTAACCAGAATGATGGTAAGAATACCCGACTTTTGGAACCAACCCAGCTCCTTAAACTTCAGATGCCCGTACCAGGCCAGCGTCATGAAGGTATTGGACAATATCAGCAGGCCAATCGTCAGGAATGATTTCATCAGGCAGCTTTTACTTTATTGTCTTTAAAAAGCACAACAAAAAGTACGAGCACAACCGCCGCGATACCCGCAGGCACCATCCAGATGCTGGTCCAGTCTTTCACACCATTGACGGTATACATGTCGGCTACAAGGCCCGCAATCCATGACCCGATCCCCATTCCAATGCCGTAAGTAGCAATGGAAATAAGCCCCTGAGCAGAGGAACGGTACTTTTCTCCTGCCTTGCTGTCTGTGTAAATTTGTCCTGTCACAAAGAAGAAGTCGTAGCAAACACCGTGCAGCACAATAGCCAGGTACAGCAACCACTCGCTGGAAGCATCACCATAGCCGAAGCCGACAAAGCGGATGATCCAGGCAATCAACCCCACAATCAGCATCCATTTAACACCAAGACGACGGAATGCCAGAGGAATGAGGAGCATGAAAATTACCTCTGAAGCCTGTCCTAGCGACATTTTATTCTCCACGTTGGTCATACCTGAGTCGGTCAGGGAAGGATTGGCCATTGCGTAGTAAAAAGAAAGCGGAATGCAAATCAGCAGGGACGATAGAAAAAAGATGGCAAAAGAGCGGTCTTTGAAAAGCTTGAACGCATCAAGCCCGAGAATGTCCGAGAAGGAAGTGCTGGTACTTGGCTTGGGAGGTGTGTTAGGTAAAAAGAAGGAATAAACACCCAGTACAGCCGCCGCAATCATGGAAATTTTAAAAATCATGTTGCTGTCTCCAAAGCCATAGTAGCCAATGATGTTGGTAACTACAATCCAGGAAACTGTTCCCATCACCCGAATTACGGGAAATTCCTTTTCAGAATCGGTCACCTGCTGCATGGCAATGGAGGTGGTCAGGGACATGGTTGGCGCAAAACTGATACAGTATACCAGGATCACCCAAAAGAAAGAATCGGCATCGGTAATGCCGGAAAGTACATATAACAGTACCGCGCCTGCCAGGCTGAGCACACCCAGCACTTTCTGGGCTGCGAAGTACCTGTCGGCGATCATACCAACAAAGAAGGGAGCAATAATCTGCGCGATTGAAAAGGCCGCATAAGCATTACCCACCTGCAATCCGGTTGCTTTCAGGCTGGTAAACATGTATTTGCTCATTTGTCCGTACCACGAGCCCCATATAAAATAGAGCAGGAACATCATGGCCATCAATTGGATGCGCGTTGAGTTTTTCATAAACAGGAATAGGAGTTGTTAATTAGTAGATTGAGTAAATTGGTTTAAAATGAAGAACATAGGTCTATTTTTTAACGATTTTCTGAAATTCGTTCAACTTTAAAAGTGCCTCGATGGGCGACAGCGCATTCACATCTACGAGGGCCAGCTTTTCTTTCAGCTCTTCCATCTGCGGATCGGCAGGTTCAAAAATGCTGAGCTGGAAATTGTTTTTCGGAATATCCTTTACGCGCTTTTTATGCTCTTTGCTCACGTGGTCTTTTTCAAGATGCTGCATGATCTCGCTCGCACGAAGTACAATGTGCTGAGGCATACCGGCAATTTGAGCTACGTGAATCCCGAAACTATGAGCGCTGCCTCCCGGCTGTAATTTTCGCAGGAAAATCACCTTGTTATCCACTTCCTTGACGGCCACATTGAAATTCCGGATTCGGGGAAAATCGTCGGAAAGCTGGTTGAGCTCGTGGTAGTGGGTTGCAAAAAGTGTTTTCGGGCGGCATTGGGGCAGGTTATGGAGGTACTCGGCAATCGCCCATGCTATGGAAACACCGTCGTACGTACTTGTTCCCCGGCCAATTTCGTCCATGAGCACGAGGCTGCGATCACTGAGGTTGTTGAGGATGCTGGCTGTTTCGGTCATTTCGACCATGAAAGTACTTTCGCCCCGGCTTAGGTTGTCGCTGGCTCCTACCCTCGTGAAAATCTTATCGACCAACCCGATGCTTGCCTTACTTGCAGGAACATACGACCCGATCTGCGCCATCAAAACAATCAGCGCAGTTTGCCGCAGCAATGCAGATTTACCTGCCATGTTAGGCCCGGTAATAATGATGATTTGTTGCGAATTATCGTCCAAGTACAGGTCATTGGGCACATAGCTTTCACCAACCGGAAGCTGCTGTTCAATCACCGGGTGCCGGCCATCCTTGATGTCCAGCTTATTTTCCTCCGTGATGAGAGGCTTGGTATAATTATTCTTCCGCGCCACCGTGGCAAAAGAGCTCAGTACATCCAGACCCGAAATAACCAGGGCATTCTGCTGGATCGTGCCCACATAGTCCGCGGCAGCGGTAACCAGCTCGTTAAAAATCCGTGATTCGATGGCTGAGATCCGGTCCTCTGCATGAAGGATCTTTTCCTCATACTCTTTCAGCTCGGGGGTAATGTACCGTTCCGCATTCACCAGTGTCTGCTTCCTGATCCAATCGGCCGGCACTTTGTTCTGGTGGGCGTGGGTAACTTCGAGGTAGTACCCAAAAACTTTGTTGTATGCAATTTTGAGAGAGCCAATGCCGGTCCGCTCCGTTTCGCGGTTCTGTAATTTGAGCAGATAGTCTTTGCCTTCGTAGGATATTGCGTGCAGCTCATCCAGTTCCGGATCAACGCCCGTTTTGACCATGCGTCCCTGATGGGATAAAACAGGCGCATCTTCCCGCAGTTCATTTTCTATCTTTTCTACCAGGTAGCTGCATGGATTGAGCTGATCGGCAAATTTCCTGAGTACTTCGGTTGCACCTTTCGGCTGCTTCTCTTTCATGTCGATCAGCAGCTCCCGCACAGGTGCAATCTGTTTGAGAGACTTCTTCAATGCCACAAGCTCCCGCGGGTTGATCCGGCGTACAGCTACTTTGGAAATCAGTCTTTCGAGGTCCCCGATCTGTTTAAGGTACTGGGTAATAGTATCATGCAGGTCTTCATTTTCGAGAAAATGCGTGATGGTATCCAGTCTTTCTTCAATAGGCTGTTTTTCTTTCAGGGGCAGCACCATCCATTTGCGCAGCAACCGTGCCCCCATGGGCGTCACGGTACGATCGAGCACGTGGATCAGCGGCACGCCACCTTCCTGCTGCGGCAGTACCAGTTCCAGGTTACGAACAGTAAAACGATCCAACCAAACATATTTTTCTTCTTCCAGGCGAGTAATCCTGCCAATATGCGCAACCTCCCTATGCTCGGTTTCTTTGAGATAATGCAGGATCACGCCCGCAGCAATCACACCCATAGAAAGTGACTCAATTCCGAAACCTTTCAGTGAGGTAGTCTGAAAATGACCTGTGAGCAGCTCGTAGCTGTAATCATAGCCAAAGCACCAGTCTTCCAGCTGGAAAGTGTGGAACTTGCCGGCAAAAAGTTGGTTGAATTCACTTTTATGCTTTTTACAAAAAAGGACCTCCGCCGGTGCAAAACCCTGCAGTACCTTATCAATATACGCTGCATTGCCCTGGGAAGTCATAAACTCACCCGTCGAGATATCCAGAAACGCTACACCGTACAATCCATCCTCTCCTGCATGCACTGCAGCCAGGTAATTGTTTTTTCCGATATCCAGAACATTATCGTTCAGCGATACCCCCGGGGTTACGAGCTCGGTGACACCGCGTTTTACAATGCCCTTTGCCGTAGCAGGATCTTCCAGCTGGTCGCAAATAGCAACCCGTTCTCCAGCACGGACCAGCTTAGGCAGATAGTTGTCGAGCGAGTGGTGAGGAAATCCGGCGAGCTCCTCATGCGAGCCGCCATTATTGCGTCTGGTAAGTACAATTCCGAGAATCTTTGAAGCACGTATGGCGTCCTCCCCGAAAGTCTCATAAAAGTCTCCCACCCGGAAGAGCAGCAATGCACCCGGGTACTTGGCTTTGATCTGGTTATATTGCTTGTTAAGAGGGGTTTCCTTATGTGCCTTTGCCAATTATCGACCGTAGTTAAGAAACAGGATATGTACAAATTTAACCCTTATGTCCGGTTTGGCAAGAAGGCCGCGGCGCTTTTGTGACCGGCCTTTCCGCTCACTGCAGCAACTTTCTGACGTCGGCGGACGTAACTTCCCATACGTCCCCGGGGTTATGTATTTCACCCGGGGTATCTGCCAGGGAAATTTTCCCGATGGCCCATCTTACTAGTCGTAAGGTAGGAAAACCGGCACCAGCCGTCATCCTTCGTACCTGCCGGTTTTTGCCTTCATGAAGCGTGACGGACAGCCAGGATGTAGGTATGCTTTTGCGAAAACGGATCGGCGGGTTGCGCTCAGGCAATTGCGGCTGGCTGATGGCAGCAATGCGGGCGGGCAAGGTGCGGTATTTTTTTCCATTAACAGCTATATCGATGCCGGTCGCCAGCTGGGTACAGGCTTCGGAAGTAACTTCCCCTTCTACCTGAACGTAATAGGTACGGGTATGTTTGTTGCGGGGTTCAAGAAGGCGGGTTTTCAGGTGATTGTCGTTGGTCAGCAGCAGCAAGCCTTCGCTATCGGCATCAAGTCTTCCTACCGGATAAACATCTTTCGGAAATTCAAATCCA harbors:
- a CDS encoding HAD family hydrolase, whose translation is MAVIFDMDGVICHTNPYHSQAFREFFSKRNLSPTDEDFAQHMFGKSNSYILSHFLERVIEGKELLKLEDEKESLFRQLYEPHVDPVAGFVRFIEDLHTHDVQLGVATSAPRANLDLILSRVPVRSYLGSILASENVKKHKPDPEVYLTSARNLGVSQDRCVVFEDSFSGVTAGLNAGMHVVGVLTSHSRDELPPCHLYIEDYTQLDYQAIAALL
- a CDS encoding RNA recognition motif domain-containing protein, whose product is MDIFVGSLSFKLKESELREAFEKYGNVSSAKIIIDKITRQSKGFGFVEMPNEEEARMAISQLNGAEMYGRPLVVNESQKRESRGDSGAPRGDVKREGFNRPRPSNDDNRGSGNYGGGGSFNNNTGTGSAPNRYASDRSAPARPASAGDRDGDDSPAPTGGGFDRGAVGGAGGNGFAPRTPGHDRSRNDRSHGGGHNDRGGQHSKSKYDDRGKGEYVRKGGGGSKKSYERYLNEDEDDLY
- a CDS encoding DMT family protein; amino-acid sequence: MKSFLTIGLLILSNTFMTLAWYGHLKFKELGWFQKSGILTIILVSWGIALFEYCFQVPANRIGFKENGGPFSLMELKVIQEVITLVIFTIFTLLFFKTETFRWNHLVGFVFLVLAVYFIFRK
- a CDS encoding pseudouridine synthase, with amino-acid sequence MFRYFLIYKPFGMLSQFSREGDHATLADLGFEFPKDVYPVGRLDADSEGLLLLTNDNHLKTRLLEPRNKHTRTYYVQVEGEVTSEACTQLATGIDIAVNGKKYRTLPARIAAISQPQLPERNPPIRFRKSIPTSWLSVTLHEGKNRQVRRMTAGAGFPTLRLVRWAIGKISLADTPGEIHNPGDVWEVTSADVRKLLQ
- a CDS encoding ATP/GTP-binding protein, which translates into the protein MNPKAILLAAVCSASFPFAAEAQHTLTKIWSTDTTLPVPESVLYSQADKALYVAQIDGKAAEKDGKGAIGKVGLDGKIISKDWVSGLHAPKGMGQTAGKLYVADVTDIVEIDIQSGKILNKYPVEDSKFLNDLTIDAKGNIYVSDSQTKKVHLLKNGKVTTYYENLTGPNGLLALGTDLLILDSGSLKKLTASKEISVIAEGMDKSTDGIEQVKRGEYLVSSWAGIIYYVKSDGSTEKLLDTTAEQSNTADIGYDPAKKIVYVPTFMKNSVVAYQLK
- a CDS encoding nucleoside permease, whose translation is MKNSTRIQLMAMMFLLYFIWGSWYGQMSKYMFTSLKATGLQVGNAYAAFSIAQIIAPFFVGMIADRYFAAQKVLGVLSLAGAVLLYVLSGITDADSFFWVILVYCISFAPTMSLTTSIAMQQVTDSEKEFPVIRVMGTVSWIVVTNIIGYYGFGDSNMIFKISMIAAAVLGVYSFFLPNTPPKPSTSTSFSDILGLDAFKLFKDRSFAIFFLSSLLICIPLSFYYAMANPSLTDSGMTNVENKMSLGQASEVIFMLLIPLAFRRLGVKWMLIVGLIAWIIRFVGFGYGDASSEWLLYLAIVLHGVCYDFFFVTGQIYTDSKAGEKYRSSAQGLISIATYGIGMGIGSWIAGLVADMYTVNGVKDWTSIWMVPAGIAAVVLVLFVVLFKDNKVKAA
- a CDS encoding amidohydrolase family protein; this translates as MLALAMPAFAQQSPVATEPLGFEEYDPISTLKVEEHLLKRAKFPFIDVHNHQYQMPTQDLNALTAEMDSLNMGIMINLSGRGWSQEWEEGTATLKGSVENIRRTQPKRIAVFTNLTFKNFGEKGWTERAVKQLEDDVKSGACGLKIYKSLGFAGIKDDKGNRVAVSDVRLQPVWKKCGELGIPVLIHTADVPSFWDPMDRYNERWLELKTHPGRRRGPNDPVPFDSLIAEQHHVFRTNPKTTFINAHMGWYPNHLKKLDSLMIAFPNMYVEIGAVIAELGRQPRTARKFFEKYQDRILFGKDSWVPAEYTTYFRVLETEDEYFPYHKKYHAFWRMYGMGLPDEVLKKVYYKNALRIIPGLDASRFPR
- the mutS gene encoding DNA mismatch repair protein MutS, which encodes MAKAHKETPLNKQYNQIKAKYPGALLLFRVGDFYETFGEDAIRASKILGIVLTRRNNGGSHEELAGFPHHSLDNYLPKLVRAGERVAICDQLEDPATAKGIVKRGVTELVTPGVSLNDNVLDIGKNNYLAAVHAGEDGLYGVAFLDISTGEFMTSQGNAAYIDKVLQGFAPAEVLFCKKHKSEFNQLFAGKFHTFQLEDWCFGYDYSYELLTGHFQTTSLKGFGIESLSMGVIAAGVILHYLKETEHREVAHIGRITRLEEEKYVWLDRFTVRNLELVLPQQEGGVPLIHVLDRTVTPMGARLLRKWMVLPLKEKQPIEERLDTITHFLENEDLHDTITQYLKQIGDLERLISKVAVRRINPRELVALKKSLKQIAPVRELLIDMKEKQPKGATEVLRKFADQLNPCSYLVEKIENELREDAPVLSHQGRMVKTGVDPELDELHAISYEGKDYLLKLQNRETERTGIGSLKIAYNKVFGYYLEVTHAHQNKVPADWIRKQTLVNAERYITPELKEYEEKILHAEDRISAIESRIFNELVTAAADYVGTIQQNALVISGLDVLSSFATVARKNNYTKPLITEENKLDIKDGRHPVIEQQLPVGESYVPNDLYLDDNSQQIIIITGPNMAGKSALLRQTALIVLMAQIGSYVPASKASIGLVDKIFTRVGASDNLSRGESTFMVEMTETASILNNLSDRSLVLMDEIGRGTSTYDGVSIAWAIAEYLHNLPQCRPKTLFATHYHELNQLSDDFPRIRNFNVAVKEVDNKVIFLRKLQPGGSAHSFGIHVAQIAGMPQHIVLRASEIMQHLEKDHVSKEHKKRVKDIPKNNFQLSIFEPADPQMEELKEKLALVDVNALSPIEALLKLNEFQKIVKK
- the ispF gene encoding 2-C-methyl-D-erythritol 2,4-cyclodiphosphate synthase — encoded protein: MFAFRVGQGYDVHQLEEGRPFWLGGILIPHTHGARGHSDADVVCHVICDALLGAANLRNIGYHFSDKDPQWKGADSKVLLARVLEMVREKGYEVGNIDVTVVLQNPKLNPHIPAMKACLSKVIRLDEDQLSIKATTSEHIGFVGREEGIAAHCVALIYVPGAASFHI